GTCTGATAGGCTTTGACGATGCCCGTCACTGTTCCCAGATGCTTAAAACCGATACCCAGGCCGGTCAGGACACCACCGATCGTCGTGTTTGATGACGTGATATACGGATAGGTTCCGAAGTCGACGTCCAGCAGGGTGCCTTGCGCGCCCTCGAACAGGATCCGCTTGCCGGCGCGGCAGGCGGTATCGAGATATTCGGCGACATCGCAGACCAATTCGCGGGCTTCGTTACGTTTGGAGACCAGCGTCTCGAAGGTCAGGTCGACATTCGGCCGTTGGTCGCCGGGGAGGCGATCAAAGATGTGCTTCTTGAGTTCGAAGTTCTCCTTGATCTTGCAGCGCAGCACGTGGTCGTCGAAGATATCGGCAAACTGGATGCCGCAGCGGCCGATCTTATCGAGATAGGCCGGCCCAATACCGCGCTTAGTGGTGCCCAGCAGCGCATCGCCGCGGGCTTCCTCCTGCACGGCGTCGATGATTTTGTGATACGGCATAACCAGATGCGCCCGCCCCGACACCAGGATACGGCCTTTGACGCTGATACCTTGCGCTTCCAAATCGCGCATCTCGGCGAACAACTGGAACAGATCGAGCACCACGCCATTGCCGATCAGACAGGTTTTGCCCGGATGCAGAATGCCCGAAGGAATGAGATGCAGGATGAACTGGTGGCCGTCAACCTTGACGGTATGTCCGGCATTGGCGCCACCCTGGCAGCGCGCGACAATATCAAAATCGCGCGACAACAGATCGACAACCTTGCCCTTACCCTCATCTCCCCACTGCAAACCCAGCACAACACGATTCGACATCTTCGACTCTCCCATGCTCTATGTCAAAGGCTCGGACTTTCCACAGGCCGAGCCTGCCTCAACTCCACGTCGTCAGGCGGCGACTTCCGCCACCCAATTCAGAATCAAGTGTTTGCCTTCTCCGGTCTCAGCCGAAAAGCTCACAATCTGATTGCGTCTAATTTCCAACTGCGCCGCCACGTCCGCAATCGCTTTCGCCTTCTGATTCTGCTTGACCTTGTCGGACTT
This sequence is a window from Candidatus Zixiibacteriota bacterium. Protein-coding genes within it:
- a CDS encoding adenylosuccinate synthase encodes the protein MSNRVVLGLQWGDEGKGKVVDLLSRDFDIVARCQGGANAGHTVKVDGHQFILHLIPSGILHPGKTCLIGNGVVLDLFQLFAEMRDLEAQGISVKGRILVSGRAHLVMPYHKIIDAVQEEARGDALLGTTKRGIGPAYLDKIGRCGIQFADIFDDHVLRCKIKENFELKKHIFDRLPGDQRPNVDLTFETLVSKRNEARELVCDVAEYLDTACRAGKRILFEGAQGTLLDVDFGTYPYITSSNTTIGGVLTGLGIGFKHLGTVTGIVKAYQTRVGAGPFPTELKEDIGNRLRERGHEYGSTTGRPRRCGWLDLVSLKYAVRINGVDDIALMKMDVMDGLPEVKVCVGYRFGGQVINLPPQSNYQFQHVEPVFETLPGWQKPVCHAKSLSDLDANARRYLDRIQEYLGVKISILSTGPGREETVFS